The candidate division WOR-3 bacterium genome has a window encoding:
- a CDS encoding TIGR03545 family protein — protein MENLKKIPKLFRGSFTEEDFKRKILNKLYIHEYKNFIQEVFYKNEEGVYKVKENLETKDIKRLKKIAKSIKSNEGFILKGRLTLLGFFLGTVVLFNAFFKDRLIERGLERSLENIFEAKADIRDLNFNIFEGRINFKSLEVANCRKPFRNLFELGETEIHLDLQKLIRGKVIINNVKFQEIRWDTERKTSGALTRRKKKTSPAIEIPKSFGEFFLEDSKKVVMEIIEREKKNIKSPKLLEELVEKYKSLEDKWKENSAKQKKGIEGLPKIIEPIKTIKVEEIKTVEEAINSYNKVEDAYKEIKLLESKFSNTYKELKEALGIVNEDKKKIENTIKSDYSYLSSFIKSPEKRKEIVTSILRPIIERYTKEIHNRFKIWIYYFEKLKPMIKRREGKELVLRAYGRDVTFPTTILPKFWIKNIDVSLGSVAERNLYGIKVKHITSDQNLINSPTTFSIKRIKNIEEIELAGLIDKRDKREKIAAFNFNAKNIPFFLEEEIKAFRIRKIKGNYNLEGKLAFNPSNKAEGSLSLHLFSVDIDLKEEDKIGALLKYILSKNPVDIEVSYLVSELGNYDFKISSNLDELVSEVIEKLMVDWLEETKGKLNSELNNLLKEKFQEYEDSLKGFISIEEDLKGNLLELNTYVQFLEKKKQELQTKIEERKNEAKKMAKEKIEEKIKEKIKIPF, from the coding sequence ATGGAGAATTTAAAGAAAATTCCCAAACTATTTAGAGGCTCATTCACCGAAGAAGATTTCAAAAGAAAGATCTTAAATAAACTTTATATCCATGAATACAAAAACTTTATTCAGGAGGTGTTTTATAAGAATGAAGAAGGTGTTTATAAGGTAAAAGAAAATCTTGAAACTAAAGATATAAAAAGGTTAAAGAAAATAGCAAAGAGTATAAAAAGTAACGAAGGTTTTATTCTAAAAGGTAGGCTTACCCTTTTGGGATTCTTCCTCGGAACTGTGGTTCTCTTTAACGCTTTCTTTAAAGACAGGCTAATTGAAAGGGGTTTAGAAAGAAGCCTTGAAAACATCTTTGAAGCAAAAGCAGATATTAGAGACCTTAATTTTAACATCTTTGAGGGACGAATTAATTTTAAATCTCTTGAAGTGGCAAATTGTAGAAAACCTTTTCGGAATTTGTTCGAACTTGGAGAAACCGAAATTCATCTTGACCTTCAAAAACTAATAAGAGGTAAAGTTATAATCAACAATGTTAAATTTCAGGAAATTAGATGGGATACAGAGAGGAAAACCTCTGGAGCTCTTACCCGTAGAAAGAAAAAAACAAGCCCAGCTATAGAAATACCAAAAAGCTTTGGAGAGTTTTTCTTAGAGGATTCGAAAAAAGTTGTTATGGAAATTATAGAAAGGGAGAAGAAAAATATTAAATCTCCAAAACTTTTAGAAGAGCTCGTAGAGAAATATAAGAGCTTAGAAGATAAATGGAAAGAAAACTCAGCAAAGCAAAAAAAGGGGATAGAAGGGCTACCTAAAATAATAGAACCTATAAAAACAATAAAAGTAGAAGAGATAAAAACAGTTGAAGAAGCAATAAATTCTTACAACAAAGTAGAAGACGCATATAAAGAAATAAAACTCTTAGAAAGCAAATTTTCTAATACTTATAAAGAACTAAAAGAGGCCCTCGGAATTGTCAACGAAGATAAAAAGAAAATTGAGAATACTATTAAATCAGATTACTCATACCTAAGTTCTTTTATTAAATCCCCAGAAAAAAGAAAAGAAATAGTAACTTCAATCCTTAGACCTATTATAGAAAGATATACAAAAGAAATTCATAATAGATTTAAAATCTGGATTTATTATTTCGAAAAATTAAAGCCGATGATAAAAAGAAGAGAAGGAAAAGAACTCGTATTACGAGCTTATGGAAGAGACGTTACTTTCCCAACCACAATTCTCCCGAAATTCTGGATTAAGAATATAGATGTTTCTTTAGGGAGTGTTGCGGAAAGGAATCTTTATGGGATAAAGGTTAAACATATAACGAGTGATCAGAATTTAATAAATAGTCCTACCACATTTTCTATCAAAAGAATTAAAAATATAGAAGAAATTGAGTTAGCTGGTTTAATAGACAAAAGAGACAAAAGAGAAAAAATAGCGGCTTTCAATTTTAATGCAAAAAATATTCCGTTTTTTTTAGAAGAAGAGATAAAAGCTTTTAGAATTAGAAAGATAAAAGGAAATTACAATCTTGAGGGTAAACTTGCTTTTAATCCTTCAAATAAAGCAGAAGGAAGTTTATCTCTTCATCTCTTTAGTGTTGATATAGATTTAAAAGAAGAAGATAAAATTGGGGCTCTCCTCAAGTATATCCTATCAAAAAATCCTGTAGATATTGAAGTAAGCTATTTAGTCTCAGAATTAGGAAATTATGACTTTAAGATAAGCAGTAACTTAGATGAACTTGTTTCCGAAGTCATAGAGAAATTAATGGTTGACTGGTTAGAAGAAACTAAAGGTAAACTCAACTCAGAACTAAACAACTTACTTAAAGAAAAATTCCAAGAATATGAAGATTCTTTAAAGGGTTTTATTTCTATAGAAGAAGATCTCAAAGGAAATCTTTTAGAATTAAATACATATGTCCAATTTTTAGAAAAGAAAAAACAGGAATTACAAACCAAGATAGAAGAGAGAAAAAACGAAGCAAAAAAGATGGCAAAAGAGAAAATCGAAGAAAAAATTAAAGAAAAAATAAAAATTCCTTTTTAA